The Lycium ferocissimum isolate CSIRO_LF1 chromosome 10, AGI_CSIRO_Lferr_CH_V1, whole genome shotgun sequence genome window below encodes:
- the LOC132034834 gene encoding uncharacterized protein LOC132034834 produces the protein MQFLRCILIVSHLACVWHLWKNVTKQYTTNSEVLSPIFYSLAKAYSQDEFDKLMEKIGNVDIRVKRYLEDAGRDKWSRLYSPVNRGWTMTSNIAECINGKLVAARELHIFDFLEEVRKMFGRWNCTNRKNGTYTFTTLMRRYQEMLSINEYKSIRMRVTLFATQKFNLHFYYM, from the coding sequence aTGCAGTTTCTAAGGTGTATCCTCATTGTTTCTCATTTGGCTTGTGTATGGCATTTGTGGAAAAATGTGACAAAGCAATACACAACAAACAGTGAGGTGTTGAGTCCTATATTTTATTCACTAGCGAAAGCATACAGCCAGGATGAGTTCGATAAATTGATGGAGAAGATTGGGAATGTTGATATTCGGGTAAAACGATACCTAGAAGATGCTGGAAGAGATAAATGGTCTAGGCTTTATTCACCTGTTAATAGAGGATGGACAATGACTTCGAATATAGCCGAATGTATTAATGGAAAACTGGTTGCTGCAAGAGAGTTACATatttttgatttccttgaagaagtgaggaagatGTTTGGTAGATGGAATTgcacaaatagaaaaaatggTACCTATACATTCACAACACTGATGAGGCGGTATCAAGAGATGTTGTCGATCAACGAGTACAAATCAATACGAATGAGGGTAACTTTGTTTGCAACACAAAAATTTAATCTACATTTTTactatatgtaa